Proteins encoded within one genomic window of Amorphoplanes friuliensis DSM 7358:
- a CDS encoding glycosyltransferase 87 family protein, protein MSQAVHPVRQPRAMRGLGPILAVIGAAAVLAGATAWAEIPAKLSVHGEFVDLSVYRYGGRLILDGLPLYGSRDPATGLAFTYPPFAAVALVALEPVPFWLATAWWTAASVGAMAGTILVAGHALGRPVPHRLVALLTVGALALEPVWQNLTFGQINLLLMLAVLIDLVHPDRRWSGVLVGIAAGVKLTPLVFVVLLVLIHRRAAAGRALLAFFATIAIGFAVIPGSAKAYWTDNLIEAGRVGPPELAHNQSVFGALTRLLDVPAPTLLWLAVAGPLALAIVVVGALWWRRGDRVLGAGFAALAMLFASPVSWSHHWVWAAPIGLALWSYNWWASIVWTAVFVARPFVWPPWGQSREYRWGPIEHIIGNAYLLAALALCVWAAVRLSAGGMAVPAADGHASLDQKAHR, encoded by the coding sequence ATGTCGCAGGCCGTGCATCCGGTGAGGCAGCCACGCGCGATGCGAGGGCTCGGTCCGATCCTGGCCGTGATCGGCGCCGCCGCCGTCCTGGCAGGTGCGACGGCCTGGGCCGAAATACCCGCCAAGCTGAGTGTCCATGGGGAGTTCGTAGACCTTTCCGTCTACCGGTACGGCGGCCGGTTGATTCTTGACGGTCTGCCGCTCTACGGCTCCCGTGACCCGGCAACCGGTCTGGCCTTCACCTATCCGCCCTTCGCGGCGGTAGCGCTGGTGGCGCTGGAGCCGGTTCCGTTCTGGCTCGCCACGGCCTGGTGGACGGCGGCGTCGGTCGGCGCGATGGCCGGGACCATCCTGGTAGCAGGGCATGCGCTCGGCCGTCCCGTTCCGCACCGGCTGGTCGCGCTGCTAACCGTGGGTGCGCTTGCCCTGGAACCGGTGTGGCAGAACCTCACCTTCGGCCAGATCAACCTCTTGCTGATGCTGGCAGTGCTCATCGATCTGGTCCACCCGGATCGGCGCTGGTCGGGCGTGCTCGTAGGCATCGCAGCCGGGGTGAAACTGACCCCGCTCGTGTTCGTCGTCCTGCTGGTGCTGATCCATCGTCGTGCAGCGGCCGGTCGAGCGCTTCTGGCCTTTTTCGCCACCATTGCGATCGGGTTCGCGGTCATCCCGGGCTCGGCAAAGGCGTACTGGACCGACAATCTCATCGAGGCGGGCCGGGTCGGTCCCCCGGAACTGGCCCACAACCAGTCGGTGTTCGGCGCGCTCACCCGGCTGCTCGACGTCCCAGCGCCGACTCTGCTGTGGCTCGCGGTCGCCGGACCGCTCGCACTGGCGATCGTGGTCGTCGGCGCCCTCTGGTGGCGCCGTGGCGACCGGGTACTCGGCGCCGGCTTCGCAGCGTTGGCCATGCTTTTCGCTTCACCGGTCTCCTGGTCCCACCACTGGGTATGGGCCGCGCCCATCGGGCTGGCACTGTGGTCGTACAACTGGTGGGCGAGCATCGTGTGGACCGCGGTGTTCGTGGCCCGCCCGTTTGTGTGGCCACCATGGGGTCAGAGCCGCGAGTATCGCTGGGGTCCGATCGAGCACATCATCGGCAACGCCTACCTGCTCGCCGCGCTCGCCCTCTGCGTCTGGGCGGCGGTGAGACTCAGCGCCGGCGGTATGGCAGTACCGGCGGCGGATGGCCACGCCTCCCTCGATCAGAAAGCTCACCGATGA
- a CDS encoding TetR/AcrR family transcriptional regulator gives MTEPERLRADAVRNRAAILRATEELLTRHHPQQISMEQVATAAGVGKGTVFHRFGSRHGLMRALMQERAQDLEIAITTGPPPLGQGAPPRARLLAFLTAVVELVARNKGLLAALGPAAPVTAASEQEPREEHPVYRSWHDHISQLAHQQRPDLDADMLAHILLATLHSELILNALERGDGNRLDRTLRDLVTALMPE, from the coding sequence ATGACCGAGCCCGAACGACTCCGCGCCGACGCGGTCCGTAACCGCGCGGCCATCCTGCGCGCCACCGAGGAGTTGCTGACCCGGCATCACCCGCAACAGATCTCGATGGAACAGGTGGCCACGGCCGCCGGCGTCGGCAAGGGCACGGTGTTCCATCGGTTCGGCAGCCGGCACGGGCTCATGCGCGCACTCATGCAGGAACGCGCGCAGGACCTGGAGATCGCGATCACCACCGGCCCGCCGCCGCTGGGTCAGGGCGCCCCGCCGCGCGCACGACTCCTGGCCTTCCTCACCGCTGTGGTCGAGTTGGTCGCCCGCAACAAGGGCCTGCTCGCCGCCCTCGGCCCCGCCGCGCCCGTCACCGCCGCGTCGGAGCAGGAACCGCGTGAGGAGCATCCGGTTTACCGGTCCTGGCACGACCACATCAGCCAACTGGCCCATCAGCAACGGCCGGACCTCGACGCTGACATGCTCGCCCACATCCTCCTCGCCACCCTGCACAGCGAACTGATCCTGAACGCACTGGAGCGTGGCGACGGAAACCGCCTCGACCGGACATTGCGCGACCTGGTGACCGCCCTGATGCCCGAGTAG
- a CDS encoding quinone oxidoreductase family protein → MRRVRYYEYGGPEVLTAEDVDQPVPQAGQVLLRAEAIGVNFVDTRFRSGPGSGSIFHRPLPGRPTGDVVGTVTRVGPGVEPQLVGRRVAALAEDAYADYVVAEALWLAAVPDHLDAGDASMLAMSAPVALRILRAAQLNPGDTVLIHAAAGGIGHLAVQFAKFLGAGTVIGTARSSSKLDFVRAVGADVAIDYAQPDWPDQVRAAAPGGVDIVLDAVGGTILQSSLDLLAPFGRAVVYGAATGELEQIPVVKLFALRSVTGFNLTAWRHASPDQARHEMDEIADLFAAGRLRTTVHAGLPLTQAATAHELIETRSHTGRILLLPDARST, encoded by the coding sequence ATGCGACGCGTCCGGTACTACGAGTACGGCGGGCCGGAGGTACTGACCGCCGAAGATGTCGATCAGCCGGTCCCCCAGGCGGGACAGGTACTGCTGCGAGCCGAGGCGATCGGCGTCAACTTCGTCGACACCCGGTTTCGCAGTGGACCCGGCAGCGGCAGCATCTTCCATCGCCCTCTGCCCGGCCGCCCGACCGGTGACGTGGTCGGCACGGTCACCCGAGTGGGACCCGGCGTCGAACCGCAGCTTGTGGGCCGGCGGGTCGCCGCGCTCGCCGAGGACGCGTACGCGGACTACGTCGTCGCCGAAGCACTATGGCTCGCCGCCGTCCCTGACCACCTCGATGCCGGTGACGCCAGCATGCTGGCCATGAGCGCCCCCGTCGCCCTGCGGATCCTTCGCGCCGCGCAGCTGAACCCCGGCGACACCGTCCTGATCCACGCCGCCGCCGGCGGCATCGGACACCTCGCCGTGCAATTCGCCAAGTTCCTCGGCGCCGGAACCGTCATCGGCACGGCCCGATCATCAAGCAAGCTCGACTTCGTCCGGGCCGTCGGCGCTGACGTCGCCATCGACTACGCACAACCTGACTGGCCCGACCAGGTCCGCGCAGCCGCCCCCGGTGGTGTCGACATCGTGCTCGACGCGGTCGGTGGAACGATCCTGCAGTCCAGTCTCGACCTGCTTGCGCCCTTCGGCCGCGCCGTGGTCTACGGCGCCGCGACCGGAGAACTGGAGCAGATCCCGGTCGTCAAACTCTTCGCGCTGCGATCCGTCACCGGGTTCAACCTCACCGCCTGGCGCCACGCGAGCCCGGACCAGGCACGCCACGAGATGGACGAGATCGCCGACCTGTTCGCAGCCGGCCGGCTGCGCACCACCGTGCACGCCGGCCTCCCACTCACTCAGGCCGCGACCGCCCACGAACTCATCGAGACCCGCTCTCACACCGGCCGCATCCTGCTACTCCCGGATGCCCGAAGCACTTGA
- a CDS encoding MarR family winged helix-turn-helix transcriptional regulator, with protein sequence MISEAAPSDWSALLALQRATHATLQVLAAELVDLDLTASEINALANLADARGLTISELGKAVGVRPTTLTSVLDRLERRGHITRGSRPGDRRVVVVELTSDGRKAATAVRESITRTERRALGGLPVGEMAVLRQALEALAGMSS encoded by the coding sequence GTGATATCTGAAGCCGCGCCTTCTGACTGGTCCGCCCTGCTTGCTCTACAACGGGCTACCCATGCCACCCTGCAGGTTCTTGCGGCCGAACTCGTCGATCTCGATCTCACCGCCTCCGAGATCAACGCCTTGGCCAACCTTGCCGACGCCCGAGGCCTCACCATCTCCGAACTCGGCAAGGCCGTGGGTGTACGCCCCACGACACTCACCAGCGTGCTGGACCGCCTCGAACGACGCGGACACATCACCCGGGGCAGTCGTCCGGGAGACCGCCGGGTTGTCGTTGTCGAGCTCACCTCGGATGGCCGCAAAGCCGCCACCGCAGTCCGCGAATCCATCACCCGTACAGAGCGCCGCGCGCTGGGCGGCCTGCCGGTCGGTGAGATGGCTGTCTTGCGACAGGCGCTGGAAGCTCTGGCGGGAATGTCCTCATGA
- a CDS encoding NmrA family NAD(P)-binding protein: MKNSLDDGRLAERSVAASPVLVTGATGRIGRAVVDQLTEAGVPVRALVRRSESAATLPAGVDVVTGDLTVPESLDAALIGVSTVFLVWTAPPPTAAAVIDRLAAEAQRVVYLSAPHRTPHPFFQQPNPMAALHAEIERLIAATGLESTIIRPGMFASNALFWWAASIRDDGLVRWPYGAAETAPVDDRDVAAVIARTLYEDGHAGGDYVLTGPESLSQAEQVAIISAVLGRPVTFEEVSPDDFRRQAPEALHSAANMLLAAWQATMGQPAYVTSAVSDQLGRPARTFRQWVTDHATAFSAPPQPAS, from the coding sequence ATGAAAAATTCCCTGGACGACGGCCGACTTGCTGAGAGATCCGTAGCTGCATCCCCGGTGCTCGTCACCGGGGCGACCGGCCGGATCGGCCGCGCCGTGGTCGACCAGCTGACTGAGGCAGGGGTGCCGGTCCGCGCCCTCGTCCGCCGGTCCGAGTCGGCGGCGACACTGCCCGCCGGCGTCGACGTGGTCACCGGCGATCTCACCGTGCCCGAGTCGCTCGACGCCGCACTGATCGGTGTCAGCACGGTGTTCCTCGTCTGGACCGCGCCGCCCCCGACCGCAGCTGCCGTGATCGATCGGCTGGCCGCCGAGGCGCAGCGCGTCGTCTACCTGTCGGCCCCGCACCGGACCCCGCACCCCTTCTTCCAGCAGCCGAACCCGATGGCAGCCCTGCACGCCGAGATCGAGCGGCTCATCGCGGCCACAGGACTCGAGTCGACCATCATCCGGCCGGGGATGTTCGCATCGAACGCCTTGTTCTGGTGGGCCGCCTCCATCCGTGACGACGGCCTCGTCCGATGGCCCTACGGCGCAGCAGAGACGGCTCCCGTCGACGACCGGGACGTCGCCGCGGTCATCGCGCGAACCCTGTACGAGGACGGGCACGCCGGCGGTGACTACGTCCTGACCGGACCCGAGTCACTCAGCCAGGCCGAGCAGGTGGCAATCATCAGTGCTGTTCTCGGTCGGCCGGTCACTTTCGAGGAAGTGTCACCGGACGATTTCCGGCGCCAGGCTCCGGAAGCCTTGCACTCGGCAGCGAACATGCTGCTGGCCGCATGGCAAGCGACGATGGGGCAGCCCGCATATGTCACCTCCGCGGTGTCCGACCAGCTTGGGAGACCGGCGCGGACCTTTCGCCAGTGGGTCACGGACCACGCCACCGCATTCTCCGCGCCACCCCAACCAGCAAGTTGA
- a CDS encoding TetR family transcriptional regulator: MIESAGLRARKKLRTRDAIADAAISLFLARGFDQVSVSDVAAAAEVSKPTLFRYFPTKEDLVLHRFADHQGEAARVVSGRHPDVSPMAALHSHFRAGLDRFEPVTGLNDHPEVVAFHQLVFATASLTGRLTQYLLDDEDALAAALGHGITGRLQAAQVIAVQRVLARTNWQKIADGRTAHEVRPEAIADAEQAFARLRHEEGSS, from the coding sequence GTGATCGAGTCTGCCGGACTGCGCGCGCGCAAGAAGCTACGAACACGGGATGCGATCGCGGACGCGGCGATCTCCCTGTTTTTGGCGCGTGGATTCGACCAGGTGTCGGTGTCCGATGTCGCCGCAGCGGCCGAAGTATCAAAACCGACGCTGTTCCGCTACTTCCCGACCAAGGAAGACCTGGTCCTGCACCGCTTTGCCGACCACCAGGGCGAGGCCGCACGTGTGGTGAGCGGCCGGCACCCTGACGTCTCCCCGATGGCAGCCCTGCACAGCCATTTCCGGGCCGGTCTCGATCGTTTCGAGCCGGTCACCGGCCTCAACGATCATCCCGAGGTGGTCGCGTTCCACCAGCTGGTGTTCGCCACCGCGAGCTTGACCGGGCGGCTCACCCAGTACCTGCTCGACGACGAGGACGCCCTGGCCGCAGCCCTCGGCCACGGCATCACAGGGCGACTGCAGGCCGCGCAGGTGATCGCCGTTCAACGTGTACTCGCCCGGACCAACTGGCAGAAGATCGCCGACGGGCGGACCGCACACGAGGTCAGACCCGAGGCGATCGCCGACGCCGAGCAGGCCTTCGCCCGGCTACGCCACGAAGAAGGCAGTTCCTAG
- a CDS encoding MarR family winged helix-turn-helix transcriptional regulator yields MTQPETLGPVESAVGYVLKQAAVALRGAMDAVLRPMQLTVPQYSCMELLAQRPGLSNAELARGTFVTRQSMNVVLQGLEERGLVTRPAKAVKGRELPAALTEAGRSLLYAASAAIRSVNEQMCAGLTSAQEKALLETLTMLIRNLDPASTGPDLAQ; encoded by the coding sequence ATGACGCAACCGGAAACCCTCGGACCCGTCGAAAGTGCGGTGGGATACGTGCTCAAACAGGCCGCCGTGGCCCTGCGCGGCGCGATGGACGCTGTGCTGCGGCCGATGCAGCTGACCGTGCCGCAGTACTCGTGCATGGAACTGCTCGCCCAGCGCCCCGGCCTGTCCAACGCCGAGCTCGCGCGCGGCACGTTCGTCACCCGCCAGTCGATGAACGTCGTCCTGCAGGGCCTCGAGGAACGCGGCCTGGTCACCCGCCCGGCCAAAGCCGTCAAAGGCCGCGAGCTCCCGGCGGCTCTGACCGAGGCCGGCCGCAGTCTCCTGTACGCCGCCAGCGCCGCAATCCGTTCGGTTAACGAGCAGATGTGCGCCGGCCTGACCTCCGCTCAGGAGAAGGCGCTGCTGGAGACGCTGACGATGCTCATCCGCAATCTTGATCCCGCGTCCACAGGCCCAGACCTCGCTCAATGA
- a CDS encoding VOC family protein, with product MTVTGPDFLALQVRDLERAAGFYEQHLGLRRIPQSPPGAIVFATEPIAFAVRNPLPGVDLDAGRPGLGVALWLHSPDAQALHDTLQSAGVPIVTPPFDSPFGRTFTFSDPDGYAVTIHDKR from the coding sequence ATGACCGTCACCGGACCGGACTTCCTCGCCCTGCAGGTGCGCGACCTCGAACGCGCCGCCGGCTTCTACGAGCAACACCTCGGCCTGCGCCGCATCCCGCAGAGCCCGCCCGGCGCGATCGTCTTCGCGACCGAGCCCATCGCCTTCGCCGTGCGCAACCCGCTGCCCGGCGTCGACCTCGACGCAGGCCGGCCCGGCCTCGGCGTCGCCCTCTGGCTGCACTCCCCGGACGCCCAGGCCCTGCACGACACGCTCCAGAGCGCCGGCGTGCCGATCGTGACCCCGCCCTTCGACAGCCCGTTCGGCCGCACGTTCACCTTCTCCGACCCTGATGGGTACGCCGTGACGATCCACGACAAGCGATGA
- a CDS encoding DNA-3-methyladenine glycosylase family protein produces the protein MTFTLRARGPFSLAASARFSEEFPAGQGGGEDARLDLAFPADGSWTPVGVRVNADLGVDVVANPGGVPVSRIRGQVERILALDVDGSGFAAIGSRDPVVAALQARFPGLRPVQFHSPYEAAAWSIIGQRIRMTQAAGIRTRLAQQLGDSIDFGDRQLPSFPSPERLAALDGFPGLTERKVTQLQALGRAAADGQLDAADLRSMPPEEALVQLQKLPGVGPFAAELILLRGAGHPDGFPVTEKRLHRAMAAVYHLGDDPDLATLQKIALGWQPYRTWVALLLQVWLEDVTHEIAGGRRVDVLPDTI, from the coding sequence ATGACCTTCACTCTGCGGGCGCGTGGGCCGTTCTCGTTGGCGGCCTCGGCCCGGTTTTCTGAGGAGTTCCCGGCTGGTCAGGGCGGCGGTGAGGACGCCCGGCTCGACCTCGCGTTCCCGGCCGACGGGAGCTGGACGCCGGTCGGCGTGCGCGTTAACGCTGATCTCGGCGTCGACGTGGTGGCCAACCCCGGTGGCGTGCCGGTCTCGCGGATCCGCGGGCAGGTCGAGCGCATCCTGGCGCTCGACGTGGACGGCTCCGGCTTCGCCGCGATCGGCTCTCGGGATCCGGTCGTGGCTGCATTGCAAGCCCGGTTTCCTGGCCTGCGCCCGGTGCAGTTCCACAGCCCGTACGAGGCAGCGGCCTGGTCGATCATCGGGCAGCGCATCCGGATGACCCAGGCGGCCGGCATCCGTACCCGGCTCGCGCAGCAGCTGGGCGACAGCATCGACTTCGGTGACCGGCAGCTGCCGTCGTTCCCCTCCCCTGAGCGGCTCGCGGCGCTGGACGGATTTCCGGGGCTCACCGAGCGCAAGGTGACGCAGTTGCAGGCGCTCGGGCGGGCTGCGGCCGACGGGCAGCTCGACGCGGCCGACCTGCGCAGCATGCCGCCCGAGGAGGCGTTGGTGCAGCTGCAGAAGTTGCCCGGCGTCGGGCCGTTTGCCGCTGAGTTGATCCTGCTGCGCGGAGCCGGGCACCCTGACGGCTTCCCTGTGACCGAGAAGCGCCTGCATCGGGCCATGGCGGCCGTCTACCACCTCGGCGACGACCCGGATCTGGCGACGCTGCAGAAGATCGCTTTGGGTTGGCAGCCGTATCGCACCTGGGTTGCGCTGCTGCTGCAGGTCTGGCTGGAGGACGTGACCCACGAGATCGCCGGCGGGCGGCGCGTGGATGTCCTGCCCGACACCATCTAA